One Succinivibrio dextrinosolvens DNA window includes the following coding sequences:
- a CDS encoding type II toxin-antitoxin system YafQ family toxin yields the protein MTKQVIWTKQFKKDYKLAMKRNLNIELLDDIIRKIANDIPLSETNRDHSLNGNWKCFRECHIQPDWLLIYQISDDLLVLSLTRTGTHSDLFSKE from the coding sequence ATGACAAAACAAGTAATCTGGACAAAACAGTTTAAGAAAGACTACAAGCTCGCTATGAAAAGAAATCTAAACATTGAATTGTTAGATGATATTATTAGAAAAATAGCGAATGATATTCCTTTATCAGAAACAAACCGAGATCATTCCTTAAATGGAAATTGGAAATGCTTTAGAGAATGCCATATTCAGCCTGATTGGCTTTTGATTTATCAAATCTCAGATGATTTGTTGGTGTTATCTTTAACCAGGACAGGAACTCACAGCGATTTATTTAGCAAGGAATAA
- a CDS encoding type II toxin-antitoxin system RelB/DinJ family antitoxin, with translation MANTINFTCRIESDVKQKGEILFKELGMSLSTAINVFLKESIRKGGFPFDVCLQRPNMDTLSAMLESDKLLHDPDAKKYDLEDALKELKK, from the coding sequence ATGGCAAATACAATAAATTTTACTTGTAGAATCGAAAGCGATGTAAAACAAAAAGGAGAGATCTTATTTAAAGAACTCGGTATGTCACTGTCCACTGCAATCAATGTCTTTCTAAAGGAATCTATAAGAAAAGGAGGATTTCCATTTGATGTCTGTTTACAAAGACCAAATATGGATACATTATCTGCAATGCTAGAGTCCGATAAGCTGTTACATGATCCAGATGCAAAAAAATATGATTTAGAAGATGCATTGAAAGAGCTGAAAAAATGA
- a CDS encoding zinc-ribbon domain-containing protein yields MFCVKCGTQLPDGASFCSNCGHKIVDSLSDNVLDNQNSKNEYLKKEIETNNSTTEYSKERNIKEDITRDNNQYFDESRDLSSLDVSEDWKKIFEIFDQINVYKDGYFFNKALRKVKYFQRLKVAFCFWAFIFGPFYYFVKKMWLKGFLYSILISFFLLPIDILEIFDIYTLPSKVERLLYIIPSAFFASFAKYDYYLYKRYDIKYIRGFPDIFKKAWFTLLLYVAYILILFGSVFYVGQSSSDDSNFESYSSSSSESSVSRWFSSFSLFGPNIDKDFSLFSTDFNGVWANNSKKINVDLDNNFKGKVCHNGVCEEFKTKSGKNLSS; encoded by the coding sequence ATGTTTTGTGTAAAATGTGGCACTCAATTACCAGATGGGGCATCGTTTTGTTCTAATTGCGGTCACAAGATAGTTGACTCTTTATCGGACAATGTTTTGGATAATCAAAACAGCAAAAATGAGTATTTAAAGAAAGAAATTGAAACCAATAATAGTACAACTGAGTATTCTAAAGAAAGGAACATTAAAGAAGATATAACTAGAGATAACAATCAATACTTCGACGAGAGTAGAGATTTATCTTCGTTAGATGTTTCTGAGGATTGGAAAAAAATTTTTGAAATTTTTGATCAGATTAATGTTTATAAAGATGGATACTTTTTTAACAAAGCATTAAGAAAAGTAAAATATTTTCAAAGATTAAAAGTTGCTTTCTGTTTTTGGGCATTTATTTTTGGTCCATTTTATTATTTTGTTAAGAAAATGTGGCTAAAGGGATTTTTATATTCCATTCTTATTTCGTTTTTTTTATTGCCGATAGACATTTTAGAAATATTTGACATATATACTTTACCAAGTAAGGTTGAACGTCTCCTTTACATTATACCTTCAGCTTTTTTTGCAAGCTTTGCTAAATATGATTACTATCTGTACAAAAGATATGATATTAAATACATTAGAGGCTTTCCTGATATATTCAAAAAAGCGTGGTTTACATTGTTATTATATGTGGCTTACATATTGATATTATTTGGAAGTGTATTTTATGTAGGACAATCTTCATCTGATGATTCCAATTTTGAATCCTATTCTTCTTCCTCCTCTGAATCAAGCGTTTCTAGATGGTTCTCCTCCTTTTCGTTATTCGGACCAAATATTGATAAAGACTTTTCATTGTTTTCAACCGATTTCAATGGAGTTTGGGCTAATAATTCAAAAAAAATAAATGTCGACCTTGATAATAATTTCAAAGGAAAAGTTTGCCATAACGGAGTTTGTGAGGAGTTTAAAACAAAGTCTGGAAAAAATTTGAGTTCATGA
- a CDS encoding helix-turn-helix domain-containing protein, whose product MKIEDFYKEVGHSRQYLSRLFSGLTPLNDELAKKINETFDRVSADLIRNRSRADTATADNLALFYSLYKTAQMHGVEFETYMRKAISVMTEHMSEIEFEKDNRGTIIGYKSDSISKEVLESVMPWNLHI is encoded by the coding sequence ATCAAAATAGAGGATTTCTATAAAGAAGTGGGACATAGTCGTCAGTACCTATCCAGATTATTCTCTGGGCTTACACCATTAAATGACGAGTTAGCAAAAAAGATTAACGAAACGTTTGATAGGGTATCTGCTGATTTGATAAGAAACAGATCAAGAGCAGATACTGCAACAGCAGATAATCTGGCATTATTTTATTCACTATATAAAACTGCCCAGATGCACGGTGTTGAATTTGAAACATACATGAGAAAAGCTATTTCAGTCATGACCGAGCATATGAGTGAGATTGAATTTGAAAAGGATAACCGAGGCACCATCATTGGTTATAAATCCGACTCAATCTCAAAAGAGGTATTGGAAAGTGTAATGCCATGGAATTTACACATTTAA
- the pelG gene encoding exopolysaccharide Pel transporter PelG, giving the protein MAGIGFELRKILKKDSLTSVIQAYGIASIVSSGPWVLSIMALMIIGIISIDVIYPSVLIIQFLISVTYMMAGSLILSGFFQILFSRFVADCEFRGEANRIIPNLFGAMLFLTAVSGAVGFLLLNFLPSIDFSVRICMLASFVLLTNQWIVIIFLSGMKEYYRIVITMFAGYGLMVFLAWSIPPFGLLGLEFIFCVSQGILTFAFLLQVVRSMPGFCFIRFDFLNPHKVYVSLVFCGLFYNLGVWADKFVFWFRNETSYAQIDVMRASYIYDLPIFLAYLAVVPGMAVFIMRIETDFTENCFKFYNSVREGGSLSTITLYKDQMIESCRKCLYKIFKVQGITLALLLVFAKDILSAFGIDLIYLNLFYIDLVGVSLQVLVMSLLNVMYYLDKRYGALILTAVMVSSNFLFSYISIDLGPVYYGYGFAFSMLLCTITGLFLVDRQFSDLEYQTFMLQKTQ; this is encoded by the coding sequence ATGGCGGGAATAGGCTTTGAGTTAAGGAAGATCCTTAAAAAGGATTCCCTAACTTCAGTAATACAGGCTTACGGTATAGCTTCAATTGTAAGTTCTGGCCCTTGGGTACTGTCAATCATGGCTCTGATGATTATTGGTATCATCAGTATAGATGTTATCTATCCGTCAGTTCTGATTATTCAGTTTCTGATCTCGGTAACGTATATGATGGCAGGGTCGCTTATACTAAGTGGATTTTTCCAGATCCTTTTCTCAAGATTCGTGGCTGACTGCGAATTCAGAGGAGAGGCTAACCGAATTATTCCTAACCTGTTCGGAGCTATGCTGTTTTTAACAGCAGTATCAGGAGCGGTAGGATTTTTACTGTTAAATTTTCTTCCAAGCATCGATTTTTCTGTAAGAATCTGTATGCTGGCCTCTTTTGTACTTCTGACCAATCAGTGGATTGTGATTATCTTCCTGTCTGGTATGAAGGAGTATTACCGTATTGTTATAACCATGTTTGCCGGTTACGGTCTCATGGTTTTTCTTGCCTGGTCAATACCTCCTTTTGGTCTTTTAGGTCTTGAGTTTATATTCTGTGTATCACAGGGTATTCTTACATTTGCCTTCCTGCTTCAGGTAGTGCGCTCGATGCCTGGTTTCTGCTTTATCAGATTTGATTTCTTAAATCCTCATAAGGTTTATGTTTCACTTGTATTCTGCGGTCTGTTCTATAACCTTGGAGTATGGGCTGATAAATTCGTATTCTGGTTCAGAAATGAGACTTCATATGCTCAGATAGATGTAATGAGAGCCTCTTATATTTACGATCTTCCAATCTTCCTAGCTTATCTGGCTGTAGTTCCTGGAATGGCGGTATTTATTATGAGAATTGAGACTGATTTTACAGAGAACTGTTTTAAATTCTATAATTCCGTAAGAGAGGGTGGGTCTCTGAGCACTATTACTCTTTACAAGGATCAGATGATCGAGTCCTGCAGAAAGTGTCTTTATAAGATTTTCAAGGTTCAGGGTATAACTCTGGCTCTGCTGCTGGTTTTTGCTAAGGATATTCTATCAGCCTTTGGCATTGATCTTATTTATCTGAATCTTTTCTATATTGATCTTGTAGGTGTAAGTCTTCAGGTTCTTGTGATGTCTCTTTTAAATGTCATGTATTACCTGGATAAGAGATACGGAGCTCTGATCCTGACTGCAGTCATGGTTTCTTCAAACTTCCTGTTCTCCTATATAAGTATTGATCTTGGTCCTGTGTATTATGGATACGGCTTTGCATTCTCAATGCTGCTTTGTACCATTACTGGTCTGTTCCTTGTTGACAGACAGTTCTCTGATCTCGAATACCAGACCTTCATGCTACAGAAAACTCAGTAG